In Bacteroidales bacterium, the following are encoded in one genomic region:
- a CDS encoding GH92 family glycosyl hydrolase — MAVENKGCWRAKDKNAWVQLQWKNPQWIGKIVIYNFPAEEGRVSKGLLKFSDGSSIEVELPGDGTAKAVEFTERQTGYVRFEILEGGKNPGLSEIEVFPSGRQYPDPVSWVDPYIETNRGRFFFFITGSRPFGLVSAAPMTINWNNGGGGYAHRSTDILGFPQIHSWTISGINLMPTLAGVDPTKGEQLWKSDFKHDDEIVQPGYHRVYLNKYHTWVEQTSTDRVSFYRFTYTKDAAAQILLSLGGHLGNSRMANAEVVKISDTEFEGSVSSVDRAYNVGPVDVKLFFVVQFDKSYHTLNGWEETEFRKNIASMRSDSLGGIAPCFDMKAGEQLKMKIAVSYTNVENARKNLQAECTSWDFDRMVAESRNTWNEWLDRIEVEGGRPDQRIKFYTDLWHVLLGRQKISDVSGDYPDRTEGPRHGIHGYLTDAVFKIKNSKKHAMYNSDAFWLTQWNLNVLWGLAWPEIQDEMASSMVAYANNGGLLPRGPAGGGYTYIMTGCPSTNLIVSAYMKNILTRTDLENAFQMIRKNHHPGGMMGGGVYFADDLRFYIEKGWWPNNAGINIEAAFQDWAVAQMAKKLNKEDDYQYFMKRSASWKSCYEPNHKLLFPKNHEGKYTHTDPLEAWGYVEANAWQATWGVSHDIPGLAKLMGGNAELCKKLNEAFERSRESDFVYSYSKGYVSYANQPGCSNAHVFNYANAPWLTQYWVRRVNEQAYGGVTPDLGYGGHDEDQGQMGGVSALMSIGLFSIIGTESLTPYYEITSPVFDKITIRLNNEYYKGKKFVIKTYNNSDENCYIQKAQLNGKPLNNFWFTHEQFAAGGELELWLGNEPDKEWGVETFPPVNLKTE, encoded by the coding sequence AGTGGAATTGCCCGGAGACGGAACGGCAAAAGCGGTTGAATTTACGGAGCGGCAAACCGGTTATGTGCGCTTCGAAATATTGGAAGGTGGAAAAAATCCCGGTCTCTCCGAAATCGAAGTTTTTCCGTCGGGCCGTCAGTATCCCGATCCGGTTTCGTGGGTCGACCCGTATATTGAAACTAATCGCGGGCGTTTTTTCTTTTTCATTACAGGCTCGCGGCCTTTCGGGCTGGTCAGTGCAGCGCCGATGACCATTAACTGGAACAACGGCGGCGGCGGTTATGCCCATCGATCGACAGATATCTTGGGATTTCCCCAAATCCATTCGTGGACTATTTCGGGAATTAACCTGATGCCCACATTGGCCGGTGTCGACCCGACGAAAGGAGAACAACTCTGGAAATCGGATTTTAAACACGATGATGAAATAGTCCAGCCCGGATACCATCGGGTTTACCTGAATAAATACCATACCTGGGTAGAACAGACCTCAACCGACAGGGTCAGCTTTTATCGTTTTACCTATACAAAAGATGCTGCTGCCCAGATACTGCTGAGCCTGGGCGGGCATCTCGGCAACAGTCGCATGGCTAATGCGGAAGTGGTGAAAATCAGCGATACGGAATTTGAAGGTTCCGTGAGTTCGGTAGACAGGGCTTACAATGTCGGTCCGGTTGATGTCAAACTCTTTTTTGTGGTACAGTTCGACAAGTCATACCATACGTTGAATGGCTGGGAAGAAACGGAATTCCGGAAAAATATAGCATCAATGAGAAGCGACAGCCTTGGCGGCATTGCTCCTTGCTTCGACATGAAAGCCGGAGAGCAGTTGAAGATGAAGATCGCTGTTTCTTATACGAATGTCGAAAATGCACGGAAGAACCTGCAGGCAGAATGTACTTCATGGGATTTCGACCGGATGGTTGCCGAAAGCCGCAATACATGGAATGAATGGCTGGACCGCATTGAAGTGGAAGGCGGCAGGCCCGATCAACGGATAAAATTTTATACGGATTTATGGCATGTTCTGCTCGGACGCCAGAAGATAAGCGACGTATCGGGCGATTATCCCGACAGGACGGAAGGCCCCCGGCATGGAATTCACGGATATTTAACCGATGCGGTTTTCAAGATTAAAAATTCGAAAAAGCATGCCATGTACAATTCCGATGCTTTCTGGCTTACACAATGGAACCTGAATGTGCTTTGGGGTTTGGCCTGGCCCGAAATACAAGACGAGATGGCTTCTTCCATGGTTGCTTATGCCAACAACGGAGGATTACTTCCCCGAGGGCCTGCCGGAGGAGGCTATACCTACATTATGACCGGTTGTCCTTCAACCAATCTTATTGTCAGCGCCTATATGAAAAATATCCTGACCCGGACCGATCTTGAAAACGCTTTCCAGATGATCAGGAAAAACCATCATCCCGGGGGAATGATGGGAGGAGGCGTTTATTTTGCAGATGATCTTCGTTTTTATATCGAAAAAGGATGGTGGCCCAATAATGCCGGGATTAATATTGAGGCTGCTTTCCAGGATTGGGCGGTAGCGCAGATGGCGAAAAAACTCAATAAGGAAGACGATTACCAGTATTTTATGAAACGTTCGGCTTCATGGAAGAGTTGTTACGAACCGAACCACAAACTGTTGTTTCCCAAGAATCATGAAGGTAAATATACACATACCGATCCGTTGGAAGCATGGGGGTATGTCGAAGCAAATGCATGGCAGGCAACCTGGGGTGTTTCGCATGATATACCCGGACTGGCAAAACTGATGGGCGGAAATGCGGAGCTGTGCAAAAAGTTAAATGAAGCATTCGAGCGCTCAAGGGAAAGTGATTTTGTGTATAGTTACAGCAAAGGCTATGTGAGTTATGCCAATCAACCGGGTTGCTCCAACGCACATGTTTTCAACTATGCAAATGCTCCGTGGCTTACCCAGTATTGGGTACGTAGGGTTAATGAACAGGCTTATGGCGGAGTTACACCCGATCTGGGTTACGGCGGACATGATGAAGATCAGGGACAAATGGGTGGTGTCAGTGCACTGATGTCAATAGGCTTGTTCAGTATCATCGGTACAGAATCGTTAACACCTTACTACGAAATTACTTCTCCGGTATTCGATAAGATAACGATCCGTTTGAACAATGAATATTATAAAGGAAAAAAATTTGTGATCAAAACATATAATAATTCGGATGAAAACTGTTATATTCAAAAAGCGCAGCTAAACGGCAAACCATTAAATAACTTTTGGTTCACACATGAGCAGTTTGCTGCAGGCGGTGAACTGGAATTATGGTTAGGCAACGAACCGGATAAAGAATGGGGAGTGGAAACGTTCCCGCCAGTGAATTTAAAGACAGAATAA